The genome window GCCATTCGATCGGCTTGTCGCGCCAGAGCATTTCGGCGCAGGCGGCAAGCGGGAAGGGGGAAGTGTTGGCAGCACTCATGGCAGGGTTTCCATATCAAGGGTCTGAGGTGGTAAGAGCAGCGCGATCGCCGCATCGTAGTTCGGGGTGAAGGTCGGTCAGATCGTTCCGCCGAGTTCTTCCGACAGGGTCTGCAGCTCCTTGCCGCCGGCCATCAGGTTTTGAAGGTCCTCGATGCCGATCTCGCTCTTCGAATAGGTGCCGAGCGTGCGGCCGCGGTTGAGCGCGGTGAAGCGGTTGCCGACAGCATAGGCGTGGCGAACATTGTGGGTGATGAAGATCACGCCGAGGCCCTTGCCGCGGACCTGGTTGATGTATTTCAGTACCATCGATGTTTGCGCCACGCCGAGCGCCGATGTCGGTTCGTCGAGGATCAACACCTTGGCGCCGAAATAGACCGCGCGCGCGATCGCCACGCATTGGCGCTCTCCGCCGGAAAGCGTGCCGACGGCCTGCTCGGGATCGCGCACATCGATGCCGATCCTGTGCATCTCGTCGCGCGTCACGTTGTTTGCGTGTTCCATGTCCATGCGCTTGAGGGGGCCGAAGCCTTTGAGCGGTTCGCGTCCCATGAAAAAGTTCCGGGTCACCGACATCAGCGGGATCATCGCGAGATCCTGATACACGGTGGCGATACCGGCATCGAGCGCGTCGCGCGGACCGGCAAAGGCGCGCGGCTGCCCTTCGACCAGGAATTCTCCCGATGTCGGCTGGAAGACGCCGGCGAGCGTATTGATCAGCGTCGACTTGCCGGCGCCGTTATCGCCGAGAAGGCAGAGCACTTCGTTGGCATTGACGGTGAGCGACACGCCGTTCAGCGCAATGATGGAGCCGAAGTGTTTGACGAGGTTCTTCACCTCGACGAGGGGCGTCTGAGACATGCTCATCAGCGTTCTCCCGTGACGCGTTTGCGAATGACATTGTTGAAGATCACCGCGATCAGC of Rhizobium sp. BT04 contains these proteins:
- a CDS encoding ATP-binding cassette domain-containing protein; this encodes MSMSQTPLVEVKNLVKHFGSIIALNGVSLTVNANEVLCLLGDNGAGKSTLINTLAGVFQPTSGEFLVEGQPRAFAGPRDALDAGIATVYQDLAMIPLMSVTRNFFMGREPLKGFGPLKRMDMEHANNVTRDEMHRIGIDVRDPEQAVGTLSGGERQCVAIARAVYFGAKVLILDEPTSALGVAQTSMVLKYINQVRGKGLGVIFITHNVRHAYAVGNRFTALNRGRTLGTYSKSEIGIEDLQNLMAGGKELQTLSEELGGTI